From Neobacillus sp. PS2-9, the proteins below share one genomic window:
- a CDS encoding sugar O-acetyltransferase: protein MITEKEKMLNGEMYNPADPELVNGRENARRLTRLFNQTLETEVEKRTELLKELFGTTGDIIYIEPTLRCDYGYNLHVGENFYANFDCVFLDVCEIRIGDNCFIAPGVHIYTATHPINPFERISGKEFGKPVTIGDNVWIGGRVVINPGVTIGNNVVIASGAVVTKDVPDNVVVGGNPAKIIKEIDC from the coding sequence ATGATAACCGAAAAGGAAAAAATGCTAAACGGAGAAATGTATAATCCAGCAGACCCTGAACTAGTGAACGGCAGAGAGAATGCACGAAGATTAACTCGCTTATTTAATCAAACATTAGAAACAGAGGTTGAAAAACGAACCGAATTACTTAAAGAACTATTTGGAACAACAGGGGACATTATATATATTGAACCTACTTTACGGTGTGACTATGGCTACAATCTTCATGTGGGTGAGAATTTTTATGCAAACTTTGATTGCGTATTTTTAGATGTTTGTGAGATACGCATCGGTGATAATTGTTTTATTGCACCAGGCGTACATATATATACGGCTACACATCCAATCAATCCTTTTGAAAGAATTTCTGGTAAAGAATTCGGCAAGCCAGTCACAATAGGGGACAATGTATGGATAGGAGGAAGAGTGGTCATTAATCCAGGAGTAACAATAGGAAATAATGTCGTCATTGCATCCGGGGCAGTGGTTACAAAAGATGTACCCGATAACGTTGTCGTTGGTGGAAATCCCGCAAAAATAATAAAAGAAATTGATTGCTAA
- a CDS encoding HAD family hydrolase: MIKAAIFDLDGTLLNRDATVHNFLLNQYERLNNWLGHIQKEEYISRFTELECRGYVWKDKVFQKLIDEFKIKEISYDDLLKDYVKHFKYHCVSFPYVTEMLEELKSRSISLGLITNGLGKFQMDNIKALGIETYFQTILVSEWEGIKKPNPEIFKRALDSLGVQPNESIYVGDHPDNDIRAARAIGMLGIWKKDAQWNHADSDFTIQGLEEIPPIIYSLTVPYCI; encoded by the coding sequence ATGATAAAAGCTGCAATATTTGATCTAGATGGCACTTTGCTAAATCGCGATGCTACTGTACATAATTTTCTCTTGAATCAATATGAAAGACTAAACAATTGGCTTGGACATATTCAAAAGGAAGAGTACATATCCAGGTTTACTGAATTAGAATGCCGTGGGTATGTTTGGAAGGATAAAGTTTTCCAAAAATTGATTGATGAATTTAAGATAAAAGAAATAAGCTACGATGACTTACTAAAAGATTATGTTAAGCACTTTAAGTACCATTGTGTCTCCTTTCCATATGTTACAGAAATGTTGGAGGAATTAAAGAGTCGGTCAATTTCTTTAGGATTAATTACAAATGGATTAGGAAAGTTCCAAATGGATAATATTAAGGCTTTAGGGATTGAAACATACTTTCAGACGATCCTCGTATCAGAATGGGAAGGAATAAAAAAACCGAATCCTGAAATATTCAAGAGAGCCTTGGATTCACTTGGAGTTCAGCCGAATGAAAGCATATACGTAGGTGATCATCCTGATAACGATATACGAGCAGCCCGGGCAATTGGAATGTTAGGAATTTGGAAAAAAGATGCACAATGGAACCATGCTGATTCAGATTTTACTATTCAAGGATTGGAGGAAATTCCTCCAATTATTTACTCGCTTACCGTTCCTTATTGTATCTGA
- a CDS encoding FAD-binding dehydrogenase, whose amino-acid sequence MKFDVIVVGAGLAGLVTTAELADAGKKVLLLDQEPEASLGGQAWWSFGGLFLVDSPEQRRMGIKDSRDLAWQDWLGSAGFDREEDEDYWGKKWAEAYVNFAAGEKREWLTGMGIRFFPVVGWAERGGYTAEGHGNSVPRFHIVWGTGPGLVKPFEERVRKAMENGLVDYRARHRVNELLKENGAVSGVRGDVLELSNAARGEASSREVIGDFEFLSSAVVVTSGGIGGNHELIKKNWPARLGAVPKNMISGVPEHVDGRMLGITEKAGGRIVNRDRMWHYTEGIKNWAPVWPMHGIRILPGPSSLWLDANGNRFPAPNFPGFDTLGTLEAIMKTGYDYSWFILTQKIIEKEFALSGSEQNPDLTGKSIKKVLARVLPGPTAPVKAFMDKGEDFVIANTLPELVEGMNKLTGDPLLKLDHIERQILARDREIENKFTKDLQITAMRGARNYLGDKLIRVAPPHKILDPKMGPLIAVRLNIVSRKTLGGLQTDLSGRVLDSSGHPVPGLYAAGEVSGFGGGGIHGYRSLEGTFVGGCLFTGRQAGRALAKDLGY is encoded by the coding sequence TTGAAATTTGACGTCATTGTGGTTGGAGCCGGCCTTGCAGGTTTAGTTACTACTGCCGAACTGGCTGATGCAGGAAAGAAGGTACTGCTTTTAGATCAAGAACCTGAAGCGTCTCTCGGAGGACAGGCTTGGTGGTCTTTTGGAGGGTTATTTCTTGTGGATTCACCCGAACAAAGACGAATGGGAATAAAAGATTCCCGTGACTTGGCCTGGCAAGACTGGCTAGGATCCGCAGGTTTCGATCGAGAAGAGGATGAAGATTATTGGGGGAAAAAATGGGCAGAAGCTTATGTGAATTTCGCTGCTGGCGAAAAACGTGAGTGGTTGACTGGGATGGGTATTCGTTTTTTCCCTGTGGTCGGCTGGGCAGAACGTGGAGGCTATACAGCGGAAGGACATGGTAATTCTGTACCAAGGTTTCATATTGTCTGGGGTACTGGTCCTGGTCTTGTTAAACCATTTGAGGAGCGAGTCAGAAAAGCAATGGAGAATGGGCTTGTCGATTATCGCGCTCGTCATCGTGTGAATGAATTATTAAAGGAAAATGGAGCGGTTTCCGGGGTCCGTGGTGACGTCCTTGAGCTAAGTAATGCTGCCCGAGGGGAAGCAAGTTCCCGTGAAGTCATTGGTGATTTTGAATTTCTTAGTTCAGCGGTAGTAGTTACTAGCGGTGGGATTGGCGGCAATCATGAATTGATTAAGAAAAATTGGCCTGCACGGCTTGGAGCAGTACCAAAGAATATGATTTCAGGTGTACCAGAACACGTTGACGGAAGGATGCTTGGTATTACAGAGAAAGCTGGTGGACGCATCGTCAATCGCGACAGAATGTGGCACTATACCGAAGGCATAAAAAACTGGGCCCCCGTCTGGCCTATGCATGGAATCCGAATCCTTCCTGGTCCTTCCTCACTTTGGCTAGATGCGAACGGAAATCGATTCCCTGCACCGAATTTTCCGGGTTTTGATACATTAGGAACTCTTGAAGCGATTATGAAGACAGGCTACGATTATTCTTGGTTTATTTTAACTCAGAAAATTATTGAAAAAGAGTTTGCTTTATCTGGCTCCGAGCAAAATCCAGATTTAACAGGAAAGAGTATAAAGAAAGTGCTGGCTCGTGTACTTCCAGGTCCAACTGCGCCTGTAAAAGCTTTCATGGATAAGGGCGAGGACTTTGTCATTGCTAATACCCTTCCTGAACTTGTGGAAGGAATGAATAAGCTTACTGGTGATCCATTACTTAAGCTTGATCACATCGAGAGGCAAATTTTAGCGAGAGATCGTGAAATAGAAAATAAATTTACGAAGGATCTTCAAATTACTGCTATGCGGGGTGCCAGGAATTACCTAGGGGATAAATTGATCAGGGTTGCTCCCCCACATAAAATTCTTGACCCAAAAATGGGACCTTTGATTGCTGTGCGGTTAAACATTGTGAGTCGTAAAACGTTGGGCGGTCTTCAAACGGATTTGTCTGGTCGAGTCCTGGATTCCTCTGGTCATCCTGTGCCAGGTCTGTATGCAGCAGGCGAGGTTTCTGGGTTTGGTGGCGGGGGAATTCATGGCTACCGATCTTTAGAAGGAACGTTTGTCGGAGGCTGTCTGTTTACAGGAAGGCAAGCAGGTCGAGCACTGGCTAAAGACTTGGGTTACTAG
- a CDS encoding IS256 family transposase produces MTQIQFNLNIDDLKDSVMNSDIDAVIKASIVLVLNSVMEKERDEFLQAGSYERSSLRRDYRNGYYDRDLLFSIGKITLRVPRTRSGEFSTTVFEQYARCDQSFVLAMLEMVVNGVSTRKVSNIVEQLCGNKVSKSFVSTLTEKLDPVVNQWASRPLNTMYYPYIFADAMYIKVREHNRVVSKAVYIATAVDENNRREILGLRVDHKESTEAWQRFFQYLQSRGLQSPKLIISDAHKGLKAAIGTEFVGSAWQRCTVHFKKNIITHMPKKGMDEVKIGLKRIFEVATVEEARKYKKEFIEQFSGNSKLDKAIEILEEGFEDAIQYLNEKPKYHKHIRSTNSLERINEEVRRRERVIRIFPNTQSAFRLIGAVLMDYAEEVGRRIIQDKEEKK; encoded by the coding sequence ATGACTCAAATACAGTTTAACCTAAATATTGATGATTTAAAAGATTCTGTTATGAACTCTGATATAGACGCTGTCATCAAAGCTTCTATTGTCCTTGTATTAAACTCTGTTATGGAAAAAGAACGCGATGAGTTCTTACAAGCCGGTTCTTACGAACGTTCAAGCTTACGTCGTGACTACCGCAATGGATATTATGATCGTGATTTATTATTTAGCATTGGAAAAATTACGCTTAGAGTACCTCGTACTCGTAGTGGAGAGTTTTCAACTACAGTGTTTGAACAATATGCCCGGTGTGACCAATCATTTGTATTAGCTATGCTTGAAATGGTGGTGAATGGGGTTTCCACAAGAAAGGTTTCCAATATTGTGGAACAACTCTGTGGGAATAAGGTCTCTAAATCATTTGTATCCACTCTTACAGAAAAGCTAGATCCTGTAGTGAATCAATGGGCAAGTCGGCCCCTGAACACAATGTACTACCCATATATCTTTGCAGATGCCATGTATATCAAAGTAAGAGAACATAACCGTGTCGTATCTAAAGCTGTTTATATCGCAACGGCTGTTGACGAGAACAATAGGCGTGAAATTCTTGGTTTGAGAGTAGATCATAAAGAGAGTACTGAAGCTTGGCAGCGTTTCTTCCAATACTTACAGTCTAGAGGTCTACAATCACCTAAGCTAATCATTTCTGATGCACACAAAGGGTTAAAAGCTGCCATCGGAACGGAGTTTGTAGGATCTGCCTGGCAAAGATGTACGGTACACTTCAAAAAGAATATCATAACCCATATGCCTAAAAAGGGTATGGATGAAGTCAAAATCGGGTTAAAGAGAATATTTGAAGTAGCGACCGTAGAGGAAGCCAGAAAATATAAGAAAGAGTTCATTGAGCAATTTAGTGGCAATTCAAAATTAGACAAGGCCATAGAAATATTAGAGGAAGGCTTCGAAGATGCCATTCAATACTTGAATGAGAAACCGAAATATCATAAGCATATTCGAAGTACAAACTCGTTAGAAAGAATCAATGAGGAAGTCCGGAGAAGAGAGAGGGTAATTAGAATATTTCCTAATACACAGTCAGCTTTCAGATTAATTGGAGCGGTCTTAATGGACTATGCCGAGGAAGTAGGAAGAAGAATAATTCAGGACAAAGAAGAGAAAAAATAG